The following are from one region of the Haloactinomyces albus genome:
- the pssA gene encoding CDP-diacylglycerol--serine O-phosphatidyltransferase — MSVVRNNPGVRFLPNAITVLAMCAGLSAVQFALNKQLEGAITAVGVAAVLDGLDGRIARLLDATTKMGAELDSLSDAMSFGVAPALTLYVWQLQGDRVGWVVSLVFAVCMILRLARFNTLLDDTDQPTFTKEFFVGVPAPAAGLLALLPLVVTAYIGHDGWWSAQPIVMVWIVAIAALAVSRVPTLSLKTVKVPARTVAPLLVLVGLLAAGIVTFPLMSLAIAMVIYLLHIPYAVYRHAWLAKHPEAWEAPPRERRAIRRRTQRRLGLRPPLRRSVAGAARRVRLPRRNGHPEGPSRRSQRRLGLRRSRR, encoded by the coding sequence ATGAGTGTCGTCCGCAACAATCCCGGTGTTCGTTTCCTCCCGAACGCCATCACGGTGCTGGCGATGTGTGCGGGTCTGTCCGCGGTGCAGTTCGCCCTCAACAAGCAGCTCGAGGGTGCGATCACCGCTGTCGGCGTCGCCGCGGTACTCGACGGGCTGGACGGCCGCATCGCCCGGCTGCTCGACGCCACCACGAAAATGGGCGCGGAGCTGGACTCGCTGTCGGACGCGATGTCCTTCGGCGTGGCACCGGCACTGACCCTCTATGTTTGGCAATTGCAGGGCGATCGGGTCGGCTGGGTCGTCTCGCTGGTTTTCGCCGTGTGCATGATCCTGCGCCTCGCGCGGTTCAACACCCTGCTCGACGATACCGACCAGCCCACCTTCACCAAGGAATTCTTCGTCGGTGTCCCCGCACCGGCTGCCGGACTGCTCGCGCTCCTACCTCTGGTGGTGACCGCCTACATCGGCCATGACGGCTGGTGGTCGGCTCAGCCGATCGTCATGGTGTGGATCGTGGCCATCGCGGCGCTGGCCGTCAGCCGGGTACCGACGCTGTCCTTGAAAACCGTCAAGGTCCCCGCCCGGACGGTGGCACCACTGTTGGTACTGGTCGGGCTCCTCGCCGCCGGGATCGTCACGTTCCCGCTGATGTCCCTGGCGATCGCGATGGTGATCTACCTACTGCACATTCCCTATGCCGTTTACCGTCACGCATGGCTGGCCAAGCACCCCGAGGCCTGGGAAGCGCCGCCACGGGAACGACGCGCGATCCGGAGGCGCACCCAACGCCGCCTCGGACTGCGGCCGCCACTTCGGCGCAGCGTGGCCGGCGCCGCCCGGCGGGTACGTCTGCCACGGCGCAACGGTCATCCGGAGGGACCGAGCAGGCGGAGCCAGCGCAGACTCGGGCTGCGCCGCAGCCGCCGCTGA
- a CDS encoding peptide deformylase — protein sequence MAVHSIRIAGDPVLHTPTRPVVAFDDELQTLIDDMVETMKAANGVGLAANQIGVDLRVFVYDCPDDEGTYHQGVVVNPVLETSEVPQGMPDPEEDWEGCLSVPGESYPTGRAEWAKVTGADRNGNPIEVEGTGYLARCLQHETDHLDGYLYLSRLIGRNARAAKKMVKRNGWGVPGLSWNPAEESDPFAEE from the coding sequence ATGGCCGTGCACTCGATCCGCATCGCCGGTGATCCGGTACTGCACACTCCGACGCGCCCGGTGGTGGCTTTCGACGACGAACTGCAAACCCTGATCGACGACATGGTCGAGACCATGAAAGCGGCGAACGGGGTCGGGCTGGCTGCCAACCAGATCGGCGTGGACCTGCGCGTCTTCGTTTACGACTGCCCGGACGACGAAGGCACCTACCACCAGGGGGTGGTCGTGAACCCGGTGCTGGAGACCTCCGAGGTTCCGCAGGGCATGCCCGATCCCGAGGAGGACTGGGAAGGATGCCTGTCGGTACCCGGGGAGAGCTATCCGACAGGGCGTGCGGAGTGGGCGAAGGTGACGGGAGCCGACAGGAACGGGAATCCGATCGAGGTGGAAGGCACCGGATATCTCGCCCGCTGCCTGCAGCACGAGACCGACCATCTGGACGGGTATCTCTACCTGAGCCGATTGATCGGCCGCAACGCACGGGCGGCGAAGAAGATGGTCAAGCGCAACGGCTGGGGCGTACCGGGCCTGTCCTGGAACCCCGCCGAGGAAAGCGATCCGTTCGCCGAGGAATGA
- the thiC gene encoding phosphomethylpyrimidine synthase ThiC, whose product MADVSPALSDSDAFSSNGDQSGGNNAGVTTGAIRGSRKVHHTTESGLKVPARRIELSNGEHLDVYDTSGPYTDEAAHVDVHSGLHPLRTGWTDGREHRTQLGWAKSGVVTREMEFIAARENVSPEFVRDEVARGRAVIPANRCHPESEPMIIGKNFLVKVNANIGNSAVTSSIEEEVEKMVWAGRWGADTIMDLSTGKRIHETRESILRNSPVPIGTVPIYQAMEKVDGDPAKLTWEIYRDTVIEQCEQGVDYMTVHAGVLLRYVPLTAQRVTGIVSRGGSIMAAWCLAHHRESFLYTHYSELCEILRHYDVTFSLGDGLRPGSIADANDRAQFAELETLGELTHIAREHDVQVMIEGPGHVPMDKITENVRREEELCGEAPFYTLGPLATDIAPAYDHITSAIGAANIAQAGTAMLCYVTPKEHLGLPNRDDVKTGVITYKIAAHSADLAKGHPRAQERDDALSKARFEFRWHDQFNLALDPDTAQSFHDETLPAEPAKTAHFCSMCGPKFCSMKITQDVRDYAEKHGLTSVEAIEAGMREKSEEFTEEGGRVYLPVAD is encoded by the coding sequence ATGGCCGACGTGTCTCCGGCGCTGTCCGATTCCGACGCTTTTTCGTCCAATGGTGACCAGTCCGGCGGAAACAATGCCGGGGTCACCACGGGAGCCATCCGCGGCTCGCGGAAGGTCCACCACACCACCGAGTCCGGCCTGAAGGTGCCTGCACGCCGCATCGAGCTGTCCAATGGTGAGCACCTCGACGTCTACGACACCTCGGGTCCCTACACCGATGAAGCAGCCCATGTGGACGTCCACAGTGGCCTGCATCCGCTGCGCACCGGCTGGACCGACGGTCGGGAGCACCGCACTCAACTCGGTTGGGCGAAGTCCGGCGTGGTCACCCGCGAGATGGAGTTCATCGCCGCCCGCGAGAACGTCAGTCCGGAATTCGTGCGCGACGAGGTCGCCCGCGGGCGCGCGGTGATTCCCGCCAACCGGTGCCACCCGGAAAGCGAGCCGATGATCATCGGCAAGAATTTCCTGGTCAAGGTCAACGCCAACATCGGCAACTCCGCCGTGACCTCCTCGATCGAAGAGGAGGTGGAGAAGATGGTGTGGGCAGGCCGCTGGGGCGCGGACACGATCATGGACCTGTCCACCGGCAAGCGCATCCACGAAACCCGCGAGTCGATCCTGCGCAATTCCCCCGTACCGATCGGCACGGTGCCGATCTACCAGGCGATGGAGAAGGTCGACGGCGATCCGGCGAAGCTGACCTGGGAAATCTACCGGGACACCGTGATCGAGCAGTGCGAGCAGGGTGTGGACTACATGACCGTGCACGCGGGAGTGCTGCTGCGCTATGTGCCGTTGACCGCGCAGCGCGTCACCGGCATCGTCTCGCGCGGCGGTTCGATCATGGCCGCCTGGTGCCTGGCCCACCACCGGGAAAGCTTCCTCTACACGCACTATTCCGAGCTGTGCGAGATTCTGCGGCACTACGATGTGACGTTCTCGCTCGGCGACGGGCTGCGTCCCGGTTCCATCGCCGATGCCAACGACCGTGCCCAGTTCGCCGAATTGGAAACACTCGGCGAACTCACCCACATCGCCCGCGAGCACGACGTGCAGGTCATGATCGAGGGTCCCGGGCACGTGCCGATGGACAAGATCACCGAGAACGTGCGCCGGGAAGAGGAGCTCTGCGGCGAGGCGCCGTTCTACACGCTCGGGCCGCTGGCCACCGATATCGCACCCGCCTACGATCACATCACCTCGGCCATCGGTGCGGCCAACATCGCACAGGCCGGGACGGCAATGCTGTGCTATGTCACGCCGAAGGAGCACCTCGGGCTGCCCAACCGCGATGACGTCAAGACCGGTGTGATCACCTACAAGATCGCCGCGCACTCCGCCGACCTCGCCAAGGGACATCCGCGAGCGCAGGAACGCGATGACGCCCTCTCGAAAGCGCGGTTCGAGTTCCGCTGGCACGACCAGTTCAATCTCGCACTGGATCCGGACACCGCCCAGTCGTTCCACGACGAGACGTTGCCCGCCGAACCGGCCAAGACCGCGCACTTCTGCTCCATGTGCGGACCGAAGTTCTGCTCGATGAAGATCACTCAGGACGTGCGCGACTATGCCGAGAAGCACGGTCTGACCAGTGTCGAGGCGATCGAGGCCGGGATGCGTGAGAAGTCCGAGGAGTTCACGGAGGAGGGTGGACGGGTTTACCTGCCCGTCGCCGATTGA
- the thiS gene encoding sulfur carrier protein ThiS yields MHIVINGQPREFAEGTTLADALKDFGVPDSGVAVAVNGTVVARDSWPATPLEPQTGIEILTAVQGG; encoded by the coding sequence ATGCACATCGTGATCAACGGACAGCCGCGCGAGTTCGCCGAGGGCACCACGCTGGCCGATGCCTTGAAGGACTTCGGGGTACCGGACAGCGGGGTGGCCGTGGCCGTCAACGGCACCGTCGTTGCCCGGGACAGCTGGCCGGCCACGCCGCTGGAACCGCAAACCGGTATCGAGATCCTCACCGCGGTACAGGGAGGTTGA
- a CDS encoding DUF3263 domain-containing protein, whose product MDAAQMLTAQEIARQCEHMARIVEQRRSEPEPAPPRHLKLADPITEPIERISEPTVPDEPQPSEPTSEGQRARSLSSREWSILAFERQWWKRSGAKERAIRELFDMPVSRYYEVLAALVDRPEALRADPMLIKRLRRDRDGHADAEPAYPIGSEPAYRPFPQRSSSRRETETRGAETR is encoded by the coding sequence ATGGACGCTGCCCAGATGTTGACTGCGCAGGAGATCGCCCGGCAGTGCGAGCACATGGCGCGCATCGTCGAGCAGCGTCGGAGCGAGCCCGAACCGGCGCCGCCTCGGCATCTGAAGCTCGCCGATCCGATCACCGAGCCGATCGAGCGGATCAGCGAGCCGACCGTGCCGGACGAGCCGCAGCCGTCCGAGCCGACCTCCGAGGGGCAGCGGGCGCGTTCCCTGAGTTCGCGGGAGTGGAGCATTCTGGCCTTCGAACGGCAATGGTGGAAGCGGTCCGGGGCCAAGGAACGAGCGATCCGTGAGCTGTTCGATATGCCCGTGTCCCGCTACTACGAGGTTCTTGCTGCGTTGGTGGACAGGCCGGAAGCGCTCCGGGCGGATCCCATGCTGATCAAGCGTCTGCGTCGGGACCGGGACGGCCACGCGGATGCCGAACCCGCGTATCCGATCGGAAGCGAACCGGCATACCGGCCATTTCCGCAGCGGAGCTCTTCTCGGCGGGAGACCGAGACGAGGGGAGCCGAGACCCGATGA
- a CDS encoding thiazole synthase, whose product MDDPLVIAGRKFDSRVIMGTGGAANLSTLESALLASGTELTTVAMRRADVGGGSGVLDLLGRIGIEALPNTAGCRTAAEAVLTAQMAREALGTNWVKLEVVADEDTLLPDPVELLDAAEQLVDQGFVVLAYTNDDPVLALRLEETGCAAVMPLGSPIGTGLGIRNPHNIDMIASRASVPIVLDAGIGTASDAALAMELGCDAVLLATAVTRAQDPVRMAAAMRSACEAGRLAAQAGRIPRRYWAQASSPGRPME is encoded by the coding sequence ATGGACGATCCACTGGTGATCGCCGGACGCAAGTTCGACTCACGGGTGATCATGGGGACGGGAGGTGCCGCGAACCTCTCGACTCTGGAAAGCGCACTGCTGGCTTCCGGAACGGAACTGACGACGGTGGCGATGCGCCGTGCCGACGTCGGCGGTGGCAGTGGTGTGCTCGATCTGCTGGGTCGAATCGGGATCGAGGCGTTGCCCAACACCGCGGGTTGCCGCACGGCGGCCGAGGCGGTGCTGACGGCGCAGATGGCGCGGGAGGCGCTGGGTACCAACTGGGTCAAGCTGGAAGTGGTGGCCGATGAGGACACCCTGTTGCCCGACCCGGTGGAGTTGCTGGACGCGGCCGAGCAACTCGTGGATCAGGGCTTCGTCGTACTCGCCTACACCAACGACGATCCGGTGCTCGCGTTGCGTCTGGAGGAGACCGGCTGTGCTGCCGTCATGCCTCTCGGATCACCGATCGGAACCGGACTGGGAATCCGCAACCCGCACAACATCGACATGATCGCTTCCCGTGCTTCGGTGCCGATCGTGCTCGATGCGGGAATCGGCACGGCCTCGGATGCGGCACTGGCGATGGAGCTCGGGTGCGATGCGGTGTTGCTGGCCACGGCCGTGACCCGCGCACAGGACCCGGTACGGATGGCCGCTGCGATGCGCTCGGCCTGTGAGGCCGGGCGGTTGGCTGCGCAGGCCGGGCGCATTCCCCGTCGCTACTGGGCGCAGGCCTCCAGCCCGGGACGCCCGATGGAGTGA
- a CDS encoding AAA family ATPase, producing the protein MASPALTLTARLSTSAADTRRGVVRLHPEVLDALNLRSWDAVQLTGSRVTVALAAAAKSGGPTGVVLVDDIALTNLGLAEGAEVVVAPARVTAARSVTVSGSRLATAAVPPETIRLALTGKVLCTGDTVSLLPQDLAPSTATNAGQVRSRLSHALGMTWTNELVTIAASDPLGPVAVHPSTVVTWRGQQAGPAPAAVPTSEPASQAGSERSESQAHPTVAVSDLVGARESASRLTEWLRLSFDQPELLERLGAKPHLGVLVSGPAGAGKATLARSVTGAVGAELVEMSAPSVNALEAATAARRVQETINRATTIAGGGGSCVLLITDIDELLPSTDPPPLATVVLDTLRAAVTTSGLAIVVTSARPQALDPRLREPELVERELTIALPDTGVRTDLLRVLLRHAPLAPDVELGDLAERTPGFVAADLVALCRESAVQAALRHRSSPDKAGADSTEPRVHHQDFLQALSSVRPISMSASDTLQTGGLTLDDVGDMVDVKQSLAETVLWPLQYPDSFTRLGVEPPRGVLLHGPPGCGKTFLVRALAGSGRLNVFSVKGAELMDKWVGESERAVRELFLRAANAAPALVFLDEVDALAPRRGQSSDSGVGDRVVAALLTELDGVEPRHDVVVLGATNRPELVDPALLRPGRLERPVSVPPPDAAARGEILRAASANTPLASDVDLDELAASLEGYSAADCTALIREAALSAMRESLTASEVSAAHVETARATVRPSLDPAQITAFESYRNR; encoded by the coding sequence GTGGCCTCTCCCGCACTCACCCTGACCGCTCGCCTCTCGACGTCGGCCGCGGACACCCGGCGCGGTGTCGTGCGGCTGCATCCGGAAGTACTGGATGCGCTGAACCTGCGCTCCTGGGATGCCGTACAACTCACCGGCAGCCGAGTCACCGTGGCGCTCGCCGCAGCCGCCAAGTCCGGTGGTCCGACCGGTGTCGTGCTGGTGGACGACATCGCACTGACCAATCTCGGCCTCGCCGAGGGCGCCGAGGTCGTGGTCGCTCCTGCCCGGGTCACCGCCGCCCGCAGTGTCACCGTCTCGGGTTCGCGGCTGGCCACCGCCGCGGTACCCCCCGAAACGATCCGCCTCGCTCTGACCGGCAAGGTCCTGTGCACCGGTGACACGGTCTCGCTGCTTCCCCAGGACCTCGCCCCCTCGACGGCCACCAATGCGGGACAGGTCCGCAGCAGACTCTCCCACGCACTCGGCATGACCTGGACCAACGAACTGGTCACCATCGCCGCCAGTGATCCTCTCGGCCCCGTCGCGGTACACCCCTCCACCGTGGTCACCTGGCGCGGGCAGCAAGCCGGCCCCGCTCCTGCGGCCGTACCGACGAGCGAACCGGCATCGCAGGCCGGTTCCGAGCGCTCGGAGTCGCAGGCCCACCCGACCGTCGCCGTCTCCGATCTCGTCGGAGCGCGCGAGTCGGCAAGCCGACTCACCGAATGGCTCCGACTGTCGTTCGACCAGCCCGAACTCCTGGAGCGCCTCGGCGCGAAACCACACCTCGGTGTCCTGGTCAGCGGTCCCGCAGGGGCGGGCAAAGCCACCCTGGCCCGCTCGGTCACCGGTGCCGTCGGTGCCGAACTCGTGGAGATGTCGGCCCCCAGCGTGAACGCGCTGGAAGCCGCCACCGCCGCACGGCGCGTGCAGGAAACGATCAACCGCGCGACGACCATCGCCGGTGGCGGCGGTTCCTGCGTCCTGCTGATCACCGACATCGACGAGCTGCTCCCGAGCACCGATCCGCCGCCGCTGGCGACCGTCGTGCTCGACACGCTACGCGCGGCCGTCACCACCTCGGGCCTGGCGATCGTCGTCACCAGTGCCAGACCACAGGCGCTCGATCCGCGCCTGCGCGAGCCCGAACTCGTGGAACGGGAACTGACCATCGCCCTGCCCGACACCGGCGTCCGCACCGATCTCCTCCGCGTGTTGCTGCGTCATGCACCACTGGCTCCGGATGTCGAACTCGGCGACCTCGCCGAACGCACACCGGGATTCGTCGCCGCCGACCTGGTCGCACTGTGCCGCGAGTCGGCCGTGCAGGCAGCGCTGCGCCATCGGAGCAGCCCCGACAAGGCGGGAGCGGACAGCACCGAGCCACGCGTGCACCACCAGGACTTCCTACAGGCGCTGAGCTCCGTGCGCCCCATCTCCATGTCCGCATCGGACACCTTGCAGACCGGTGGGCTCACACTCGACGACGTCGGTGACATGGTCGACGTCAAGCAATCCCTCGCCGAAACCGTGCTGTGGCCGCTGCAGTATCCGGACTCCTTCACTCGGCTCGGTGTCGAGCCGCCGCGCGGGGTGCTGCTCCACGGCCCGCCCGGCTGCGGGAAGACCTTCCTCGTACGCGCACTGGCAGGCAGCGGAAGGCTCAACGTGTTCTCGGTCAAAGGGGCCGAACTCATGGACAAGTGGGTCGGAGAATCCGAGCGCGCGGTGCGGGAACTGTTCCTGCGGGCCGCCAACGCGGCACCCGCACTGGTGTTTCTCGACGAGGTGGACGCACTGGCTCCCAGACGGGGTCAGTCCTCGGACTCCGGAGTGGGCGATCGGGTCGTGGCAGCGCTGCTGACCGAACTCGACGGTGTGGAGCCCAGGCACGATGTCGTCGTACTCGGCGCCACCAACCGTCCCGAACTGGTGGATCCCGCGCTGCTGCGGCCGGGCAGGTTGGAGCGCCCGGTTTCGGTACCGCCACCGGATGCGGCAGCACGTGGGGAGATCCTGCGAGCAGCGAGCGCGAACACCCCATTGGCATCCGATGTGGACCTGGATGAACTCGCCGCCTCCCTGGAGGGGTATTCGGCGGCGGACTGCACCGCACTCATCCGCGAGGCGGCATTGAGCGCCATGCGGGAATCACTGACCGCTTCCGAGGTATCGGCCGCCCACGTGGAAACCGCCCGAGCCACCGTCCGGCCCTCCCTGGACCCCGCGCAGATCACCGCCTTCGAGTCCTACCGGAACCGGTAA
- a CDS encoding FUSC family protein: protein MKRVRERLATEAGAPDPRQHQYATVVVLAVVAASTVGWAFGLAAPTLLAGLTTAFALVGAGGQSLRADLHRFSWFVPALVLVMTGGPLLMHVPLLAGLLVSAVVFGAGMLPAMGERSRIAGQTFAAATLMSTTTGIGSNQPALVLFGAAVTGALFALLLRVVIGLGDPTRSTRAVVASTLTEPGPGVIEHAALAWRGDNAAGTWLEQVLAGAARFRAARETMLAQAQRVDHAGAERLRRIVAEADVVAAELAKAVRASACIGLPSLARVDPAESVLRRDGSQDMPDAARGINEGLDRIRAAVIERDVTMAPRVRGGRLRSARAAVRAHLSLRSSLFRHALRCTLAVGAGMVIVLLLQDPSVSTLLLSLYVVLQPAARDSMTGALERTGGVVLGVAALAILITLLPGAFLLVPVAITTMLLRAELLRSDYRILLGSLIAVTVVTQAMMLQRSLIDAAIGFAANTAIGAAIALIIGYIGYLVLPGSLVPDVAGTVRATVRSISELLHGVRDTDRGADLWQRLRPANILALRRTQDLLGMPALLDGTGDTPDDARPTRAAAVALEALRQDLAILASQPAEEQAIAMPALRAVDDLLGGRTVTEVPDIPDGGAPATELLASSLLENALHARVAIDETLGYDDPWKSYTLSFVRTEHLRIQ, encoded by the coding sequence TTGAAACGAGTACGAGAGCGACTGGCCACGGAAGCGGGGGCACCCGACCCACGGCAGCACCAGTACGCCACCGTGGTCGTGCTCGCCGTCGTCGCCGCGAGCACGGTCGGATGGGCGTTCGGCCTGGCCGCACCCACCCTCCTCGCCGGGCTGACAACCGCTTTCGCGCTCGTCGGTGCCGGTGGGCAATCGCTGCGCGCGGACCTGCACCGGTTCTCGTGGTTCGTCCCCGCCCTGGTGCTGGTCATGACCGGTGGTCCGCTGCTGATGCACGTTCCGCTCCTGGCCGGCCTCCTGGTCTCGGCTGTGGTGTTCGGCGCGGGCATGCTGCCCGCGATGGGGGAACGCAGCCGTATCGCCGGGCAGACGTTCGCCGCCGCCACACTCATGTCCACCACCACCGGTATCGGCTCGAACCAGCCCGCACTCGTGCTGTTCGGTGCTGCGGTGACGGGGGCGCTGTTCGCGCTGCTGCTGCGTGTCGTGATCGGACTCGGTGATCCCACTCGATCGACCCGGGCCGTGGTGGCCAGTACACTCACCGAGCCGGGCCCCGGGGTCATCGAGCACGCGGCACTGGCCTGGCGAGGTGACAACGCAGCAGGTACCTGGCTCGAACAGGTCCTGGCAGGAGCGGCACGGTTCCGCGCCGCCAGGGAAACCATGCTGGCCCAGGCCCAGCGGGTCGACCACGCCGGAGCCGAACGACTGCGCCGGATCGTCGCCGAGGCCGACGTGGTCGCCGCCGAACTCGCCAAGGCCGTCCGCGCCAGCGCCTGTATCGGACTGCCGTCACTCGCTCGCGTGGATCCGGCCGAATCCGTCCTCCGCCGCGACGGCAGCCAGGACATGCCCGATGCCGCGCGCGGTATCAACGAGGGACTCGATCGCATCCGCGCTGCCGTGATCGAACGCGATGTGACCATGGCCCCGCGTGTTCGGGGTGGGCGGCTCCGGTCTGCCCGAGCTGCGGTCCGGGCACACCTGTCGTTGCGTTCTTCGCTGTTCCGGCACGCCCTGCGCTGCACGCTCGCGGTCGGCGCGGGCATGGTCATCGTGCTGCTCCTGCAGGACCCGTCGGTGTCCACGTTGCTACTGAGCCTGTACGTGGTACTCCAGCCTGCCGCCAGGGACAGCATGACGGGCGCTCTGGAACGCACCGGTGGGGTCGTGCTGGGCGTGGCCGCACTGGCGATCCTGATCACTCTGCTACCGGGTGCCTTCCTGCTCGTCCCCGTGGCGATCACGACGATGTTGCTCCGAGCTGAACTGCTGCGCTCCGACTACAGAATCCTGCTGGGGTCGCTGATCGCCGTCACGGTCGTGACCCAGGCGATGATGCTGCAACGATCCCTGATCGACGCGGCGATCGGTTTCGCAGCCAACACCGCCATCGGCGCCGCCATCGCCCTGATCATCGGCTACATCGGTTACCTGGTCCTGCCCGGCAGTCTCGTGCCCGACGTTGCCGGAACGGTCCGAGCCACCGTCCGGTCGATCTCGGAGTTGCTGCACGGTGTCCGGGACACCGATCGCGGTGCCGACCTGTGGCAGCGGCTGCGGCCTGCGAACATCCTGGCGTTGCGCCGCACCCAGGACCTGCTGGGAATGCCCGCACTGCTGGACGGGACAGGAGATACTCCCGACGATGCGCGTCCCACGCGCGCTGCGGCTGTGGCGCTGGAGGCTCTGCGGCAGGACCTCGCAATCCTGGCGTCGCAGCCTGCGGAGGAACAAGCAATCGCCATGCCCGCGTTACGTGCGGTGGACGATTTGCTCGGCGGACGCACCGTGACGGAGGTTCCGGACATCCCCGATGGCGGTGCCCCGGCAACGGAGCTCCTGGCGAGTTCGTTGTTGGAGAATGCCCTGCACGCGCGCGTAGCCATCGATGAGACGCTCGGCTACGACGACCCGTGGAAGAGCTACACCCTCTCGTTCGTGCGCACCGAACACCTGCGTATCCAGTGA
- a CDS encoding LytR C-terminal domain-containing protein, translated as MTSGEPPVGPSATKLVGFVLIGLGVLAAVFGVATVVSGGTHSVAQSTSSTPPPSPTAATPASGASPAVPEPSAAPSPERTSQTRSPGGKPGTPGASPNGGRSTAVPAPGKPGQVAPAPDAPGRNTAGAGSDRRIAVRIYNNSMISGLAHRAAEDFRQAGYTVSEIGNYSSGRIPTTTIYYRPGTAEQQQAEAIGARFGARTEPRFDGITDASPGIIVIVTKNYDGAEPGK; from the coding sequence ATGACTTCCGGAGAACCACCGGTCGGACCGTCCGCGACCAAGCTCGTCGGTTTCGTACTGATCGGCTTGGGCGTTCTCGCAGCGGTGTTCGGCGTCGCCACCGTCGTCTCCGGCGGGACACACAGTGTCGCGCAGTCGACGTCCTCCACTCCGCCGCCTTCGCCCACCGCGGCGACTCCGGCGTCCGGCGCGTCCCCTGCGGTGCCCGAGCCGTCCGCGGCACCATCCCCGGAGCGGACATCGCAGACACGGTCTCCGGGCGGGAAGCCGGGGACACCGGGAGCATCGCCGAATGGCGGGCGGAGCACAGCAGTACCGGCCCCCGGAAAGCCGGGGCAGGTTGCTCCGGCCCCGGACGCGCCGGGCCGGAACACGGCGGGTGCGGGCAGCGATCGCCGCATCGCGGTCCGCATCTACAACAACAGCATGATCAGCGGGCTCGCCCATCGCGCAGCCGAGGATTTTCGGCAGGCGGGCTACACGGTCTCCGAGATCGGCAACTACTCCAGTGGCCGGATCCCCACCACCACCATCTACTACCGGCCGGGCACAGCCGAGCAGCAGCAGGCCGAGGCCATCGGCGCGCGGTTCGGTGCGCGGACCGAACCGCGTTTCGACGGGATCACCGACGCCAGTCCCGGCATCATCGTCATCGTCACCAAGAACTACGACGGCGCCGAGCCCGGCAAGTGA
- the thiD gene encoding bifunctional hydroxymethylpyrimidine kinase/phosphomethylpyrimidine kinase: MQNEQASTPQRPYVPVEAGAHEVRPANDTAPPTALTIAGSDSGGSAGMHADLRTFFSCGVHGMTAVTAVTVQNTVGVNGIVEIPPETVAAQIEAVAGDIGVNAAKTGMLASTGCIEAVVAACDSQGIGRGGRAPFIVDPVAASRSGEPLLQPDALDALRNEAFPRASLVTPNLDEIRLLTGIDVRTRAELWDAAKAMYDFGPEWVLVKSGHLPDDPECVDLLFDGSEATPLPGPRYSTVHTHGAGDAFASAITAALARGASMPDAVRQGKRFVTRSVEHAYPLGSGVGPVSTFWRISPRSI; encoded by the coding sequence ATGCAGAACGAGCAGGCAAGCACGCCGCAGCGACCGTACGTGCCGGTCGAAGCCGGTGCTCACGAAGTGCGGCCCGCCAACGATACTGCGCCCCCCACGGCATTGACGATCGCCGGGTCGGATTCCGGGGGCAGCGCCGGTATGCACGCGGACCTGCGCACGTTCTTCTCCTGCGGCGTGCACGGGATGACCGCCGTGACAGCGGTGACCGTGCAGAACACCGTCGGGGTCAACGGCATTGTCGAGATCCCGCCGGAGACGGTCGCCGCACAGATCGAGGCGGTCGCAGGCGATATCGGGGTGAACGCCGCGAAGACCGGGATGCTGGCATCGACAGGATGCATCGAGGCCGTGGTGGCGGCGTGCGACTCCCAGGGCATCGGCCGTGGTGGTCGCGCGCCGTTCATCGTCGATCCGGTCGCTGCCTCCCGGAGCGGGGAACCACTGCTGCAGCCGGACGCGCTGGACGCCTTGCGCAACGAGGCGTTCCCCCGCGCGAGTCTCGTGACCCCGAACCTCGACGAGATACGGCTGCTGACCGGCATCGACGTCCGTACCCGCGCGGAGCTGTGGGACGCGGCCAAGGCGATGTACGACTTCGGGCCCGAGTGGGTGCTCGTCAAAAGCGGGCATCTTCCGGACGATCCCGAGTGCGTCGACCTGCTTTTCGACGGTAGCGAGGCGACACCACTGCCCGGGCCTCGCTACTCCACCGTGCACACGCACGGCGCCGGTGACGCATTCGCTTCGGCGATCACCGCCGCACTTGCCAGGGGTGCATCGATGCCCGATGCGGTCCGGCAGGGCAAGCGGTTCGTGACACGCTCTGTGGAGCACGCGTATCCGCTCGGTTCCGGTGTCGGCCCGGTATCGACATTCTGGCGCATCAGTCCGCGCTCGATCTAG